A stretch of Nonomuraea africana DNA encodes these proteins:
- a CDS encoding IclR family transcriptional regulator, translating into MDNSSGVGVLDKAVLVLNALEAGPASLAQLVQATGLARPTAHRLAVALEHHRIVTRDTQGRFVLGPRLSELSTAAGEDRLLAVAAPVLTQLRDLTGESAQLYRRQGDERVCVAAAERASGLRDTVPVGSALPMTAGSAAQILLAWEEPDRLHRGLRGAKFTAATLASVRRRGWAHSVGEREQGVASVSAPIRGTGGKVIAAVSVSGPIERLTRTPGRLHAIPVMAAAERITEAMRRAN; encoded by the coding sequence ATGGACAACTCTAGCGGAGTCGGCGTACTGGACAAGGCCGTCCTCGTGCTCAATGCCCTCGAAGCGGGTCCAGCCTCCCTCGCCCAGCTGGTTCAGGCCACCGGACTGGCCCGCCCGACCGCCCACCGGCTCGCGGTGGCGCTGGAGCACCACAGGATCGTCACGCGTGACACGCAGGGACGTTTCGTGCTCGGCCCGAGGCTTTCGGAGTTGTCCACCGCGGCCGGCGAGGACCGTCTCCTCGCCGTCGCCGCTCCGGTGTTGACCCAGCTCAGGGATCTGACGGGAGAGAGCGCGCAACTGTATCGCCGCCAGGGTGACGAACGGGTCTGCGTCGCGGCCGCCGAGCGCGCCAGCGGCCTGCGCGACACCGTCCCCGTGGGTTCGGCACTGCCCATGACGGCTGGTTCGGCGGCGCAGATCCTGCTGGCGTGGGAGGAGCCCGACCGGTTGCACAGGGGGCTGCGCGGGGCGAAGTTCACCGCCGCCACCCTCGCCTCGGTACGGCGGCGCGGGTGGGCGCACAGCGTGGGTGAGCGCGAGCAGGGTGTGGCCAGCGTCTCCGCCCCCATAAGGGGTACGGGCGGCAAGGTGATCGCGGCCGTCTCGGTCTCCGGGCCGATCGAGCGCCTGACCCGCACCCCTGGACGGCTGCACGCGATCCCGGTGATGGCCGCCGCCGAGCGCATCACCGAGGCCATGCGCCGCGCCAACTGA